One part of the Sphingobacterium sp. LZ7M1 genome encodes these proteins:
- a CDS encoding cytochrome P460 family protein produces MKRSLYVPLVLFAGIIVLQFLPFVRADSVQSDPAKPLAGVPEEINAILEKSCFDCHSSQSNLSWYDKIVPLDYFVNGHIAKGRAALDFSKWDSLENPARNNLLYYSLNKILEGEMPLKSYSYIHGDNKPTENDIAILKRYLTERTPRKAFDPALVLDSNKNLNSPKAVEKMIVAPNANGIEYIPDYKDWKLISFSDRFDNATMRLIYANDIAVKAIEENRVKPWPDGAIFAKAAWKSRSNADGTLSTGEFFQVEFMIKDAQKFKSSLGWGWARWRGKDLKPYGGKAILTTECTNCHKPLKESDYVFTRPFLLKNLN; encoded by the coding sequence ATGAAAAGATCACTTTATGTCCCCTTGGTTTTATTTGCGGGAATCATTGTTCTGCAATTTTTGCCCTTTGTAAGAGCGGATTCGGTACAGTCGGATCCAGCAAAACCACTGGCCGGAGTTCCGGAGGAAATCAATGCTATTTTAGAAAAGTCCTGTTTCGATTGTCATTCCTCCCAAAGCAATCTCAGTTGGTATGATAAAATCGTACCCTTAGATTATTTTGTCAATGGCCATATCGCAAAGGGTAGGGCAGCATTGGATTTCTCAAAGTGGGATTCCTTAGAAAACCCGGCCAGAAACAATCTCCTCTATTATAGCTTGAATAAAATATTGGAGGGTGAAATGCCCCTGAAATCATATAGCTATATACATGGGGATAACAAACCCACAGAGAATGATATCGCAATCCTAAAAAGGTATTTGACTGAGCGTACGCCTAGGAAAGCATTTGATCCCGCACTGGTTTTAGATAGCAATAAAAACCTCAATTCCCCAAAAGCGGTGGAAAAAATGATTGTTGCTCCGAATGCCAATGGAATCGAGTATATCCCTGATTATAAAGATTGGAAGCTGATCAGTTTTTCAGACCGATTTGATAATGCTACGATGAGGCTCATCTATGCCAATGATATCGCCGTAAAGGCCATTGAGGAGAATCGGGTTAAACCTTGGCCTGATGGAGCCATTTTTGCAAAAGCAGCATGGAAATCAAGGAGCAATGCGGACGGAACGCTATCAACCGGGGAGTTCTTTCAGGTAGAATTTATGATCAAGGATGCCCAGAAATTCAAAAGCAGCTTGGGTTGGGGCTGGGCAAGATGGCGGGGAAAAGACCTGAAACCGTATGGTGGAAAAGCGATTTTAACGACGGAATGTACCAACTGCCATAAACCACTCAAAGAAAGCGATTATGTTTTTACTAGACCTTTTCTGCTTAAGAACCTTAATTAA
- a CDS encoding LytTR family transcriptional regulator: MKSSKHYLWTFIGLTLLAFLASAASLSYYYQEAKTSLLQQKESAGKREIRELGILLEQQIHAGIAKETVIANLQKSILNTDVQSEFVCMYNTQGIELCHPDPSLIGQKIDASNSSINIAGQRNSFRQILKEGKERSGTREFPSDSQRSSEIVSVYPVQGTDWMLASHANIAAVQAQLEDLFLKFVVGGILFTLFISLSSFLLIRLIYRSYEKQKEAEIAELNMQVNTLQIMNQQLETVKNNIAQEFSDKKPTRKRILSYIRDEVIALDTDDIAYFELNNNAIIARTFDQNTYSVNGSLDELVNELDQEVFYRANRQFIINIRAISNIWVYGRNQLRIETTAKSETPILISKNKVSEFKRWLDR; the protein is encoded by the coding sequence ATGAAAAGCTCCAAACATTACTTATGGACATTTATAGGCCTAACTCTGCTGGCTTTTCTGGCTTCTGCGGCCTCATTGAGCTATTACTACCAAGAAGCTAAGACTTCCTTGCTGCAACAGAAAGAAAGTGCCGGTAAAAGAGAAATCAGGGAACTGGGCATTTTGTTGGAACAACAGATCCATGCTGGGATTGCAAAGGAAACGGTGATTGCGAACCTTCAGAAAAGCATCCTGAACACGGATGTGCAGAGTGAATTTGTCTGCATGTATAATACCCAAGGCATTGAGCTATGCCACCCCGATCCATCCTTGATCGGACAAAAGATCGACGCCTCAAATTCTTCCATCAATATAGCCGGTCAACGGAATTCATTTCGCCAGATCTTGAAGGAAGGAAAGGAACGCTCTGGCACCCGGGAATTCCCCTCGGATAGCCAAAGAAGTTCCGAAATAGTCAGTGTCTACCCAGTTCAGGGAACAGATTGGATGCTGGCCAGCCATGCCAATATTGCTGCAGTTCAGGCTCAGTTAGAGGATCTATTCCTAAAATTTGTTGTGGGTGGAATTCTTTTCACTTTATTCATTAGCCTCTCTTCCTTCCTATTGATCCGCTTGATCTATAGGTCTTACGAAAAGCAAAAAGAGGCTGAGATTGCAGAACTCAACATGCAAGTGAATACCCTACAGATCATGAACCAGCAACTCGAAACAGTAAAGAACAATATCGCTCAAGAATTCTCCGATAAAAAACCGACTCGAAAACGTATCCTCTCCTATATCAGGGATGAGGTTATTGCCTTGGATACCGATGATATCGCCTATTTTGAGTTGAACAACAATGCTATAATAGCAAGGACATTTGATCAAAACACCTATAGCGTCAATGGAAGTTTGGATGAGCTTGTCAATGAGCTGGACCAAGAGGTCTTCTATAGAGCCAACCGACAGTTTATCATTAATATCCGAGCGATCTCCAATATCTGGGTGTATGGGAGGAATCAACTGCGAATTGAAACCACGGCAAAAAGTGAAACCCCAATCCTTATTAGCAAGAACAAGGTCTCTGAATTTAAAAGGTGGTTAGATCGTTAG
- a CDS encoding Dyp-type peroxidase: MAFEILKRIFNPNKVEIELEDIQSMILRSRPIPYYGTMAALRIKSPEAGKEMIKAVLPLVHSAQDWDKNEGATVFLTFTYKGLEALGLPKDSLDSFPESFKEGMAARAKFLKDVGVNDPKHWEKAFKQEIHVAAAVIADSADAWQELLQQFRKELEGKSGIEVLFQHDFGATEEVKNVFGFRDGISNPEIEGSGIELPASYDRPIKAGEFILGYPGEAGVIAPFPQPEVLGKNGSFLAVRKYQSQVAEFNKFIQENSNSPEEGELLAAKTVGRWRSGAPLVLSPDVDDKELGENMHKNNDFSFKHDEYGKKCPFSSHIRRMNPRDSKNFVMEDVRLHRIIRKSVTFGDIVPPEVTKNDGKERGQYFLAISANAMGTMEFLQAQWVNDGNSQNLGTETDPLISVQKDGLFTVPADPMVKRYHNLQTYNIVKGGAYCFIPSLSALKWISELA; encoded by the coding sequence ATGGCATTTGAGATTTTAAAAAGGATTTTTAATCCGAACAAGGTGGAAATTGAATTGGAGGATATCCAATCCATGATCTTACGTAGCCGACCCATTCCCTATTATGGGACGATGGCAGCACTCCGAATCAAGTCTCCCGAAGCAGGAAAGGAAATGATCAAGGCCGTCCTACCCTTGGTGCATTCTGCCCAAGATTGGGACAAAAACGAAGGGGCTACCGTATTTTTAACCTTTACCTATAAAGGATTGGAAGCATTGGGATTACCGAAAGACTCCCTGGATTCCTTTCCGGAATCGTTCAAGGAAGGCATGGCCGCTCGAGCCAAGTTCTTAAAGGATGTGGGTGTCAATGACCCCAAGCATTGGGAAAAAGCCTTTAAGCAGGAAATCCATGTCGCTGCCGCCGTAATTGCCGATTCTGCAGACGCATGGCAAGAATTATTGCAACAGTTCAGGAAAGAGCTGGAGGGGAAATCCGGCATTGAGGTCTTGTTTCAGCATGATTTTGGTGCAACGGAAGAGGTCAAGAATGTCTTTGGATTCAGGGATGGCATCAGCAATCCGGAAATTGAGGGCAGCGGCATTGAATTACCCGCCAGCTATGACCGTCCGATCAAGGCGGGGGAATTTATCTTAGGTTATCCGGGTGAAGCTGGAGTAATCGCTCCTTTTCCTCAACCGGAAGTTCTGGGAAAAAATGGTTCTTTTTTGGCAGTGCGTAAATACCAAAGCCAGGTTGCTGAATTCAATAAGTTTATCCAAGAGAACAGCAATAGTCCAGAGGAAGGCGAGCTATTGGCAGCAAAGACAGTAGGCCGTTGGCGAAGTGGAGCTCCCTTGGTCCTAAGTCCAGATGTGGATGATAAAGAACTGGGCGAGAATATGCACAAGAACAATGATTTTTCATTCAAGCACGATGAATATGGCAAGAAATGCCCTTTCTCTTCGCATATCCGCAGGATGAATCCTCGGGATTCCAAAAACTTTGTGATGGAAGATGTTCGCTTGCACCGCATCATTCGAAAGAGCGTCACCTTTGGAGATATCGTCCCTCCTGAGGTTACCAAGAATGATGGCAAGGAACGTGGTCAGTATTTCCTCGCCATCAGTGCCAATGCAATGGGTACCATGGAATTCTTACAGGCCCAATGGGTAAACGATGGGAATTCCCAAAACCTGGGAACCGAAACCGACCCTTTGATATCAGTTCAAAAAGATGGACTGTTCACTGTCCCCGCTGATCCCATGGTCAAACGGTACCATAACCTCCAGACCTACAACATCGTAAAAGGTGGAGCGTATTGTTTTATCCCAAGCCTTTCTGCCTTGAAATGGATCAGTGAACTGGCATAA
- a CDS encoding catalase family protein, whose amino-acid sequence MNKEYIKYSPDLEEIPENFEEYMATINKDIQNYIQETKQLSNINHYTRDAHANGYAALKAEFEILGNLPPELAQGVYSQPGKHEAVIRFSNGSSRVLPDKLSGNAQGMAIKVFDIPGKKLAPNEVDSPNMDYNLINNPVFFCNSAEHYVFISKLFLKLTDFFEKGALGKLEFAALWATENKKAFPNWEALKELNALKTFEKIPAINSFLYEFYSMGAVRHGDYMAKVRVKPTEETKQRVQQKDVNIESEDWPYRSAIIEEIAKNDMTFELQVQLCNDLDKLPINDLTVEWDQELSPFQTVAKISIFQQEVPADGNFEIMENLSFTPFRTIEENSPIGNLQRTRQQAYVTSSTSRHALNHKKKVEPKNLKEAFDPSFYNL is encoded by the coding sequence ATGAACAAGGAGTATATAAAATATAGCCCTGATTTGGAGGAAATCCCAGAGAATTTCGAAGAATATATGGCTACCATCAATAAGGATATCCAAAACTACATCCAGGAAACCAAGCAACTGAGCAATATCAACCATTACACCCGAGATGCACATGCCAATGGCTATGCCGCCCTAAAGGCAGAGTTTGAAATCTTGGGAAATCTTCCGCCCGAGCTTGCGCAGGGCGTATATTCACAGCCTGGAAAGCACGAAGCTGTCATCCGATTTTCCAATGGCTCGTCAAGGGTCCTGCCAGATAAATTAAGTGGCAATGCCCAGGGTATGGCCATTAAGGTCTTTGATATACCAGGGAAAAAATTGGCACCTAACGAGGTAGATTCCCCTAATATGGATTATAACCTGATCAATAATCCGGTATTCTTCTGCAATTCGGCTGAACATTATGTCTTTATTTCCAAGCTATTCCTTAAGTTGACCGATTTCTTTGAAAAAGGGGCCTTAGGTAAACTGGAATTTGCCGCATTGTGGGCCACAGAAAATAAAAAGGCTTTTCCAAATTGGGAAGCGCTCAAGGAATTGAATGCCTTAAAAACCTTTGAAAAGATCCCTGCCATCAATAGCTTTCTATACGAATTCTATAGTATGGGCGCAGTGAGGCATGGAGATTACATGGCTAAGGTCAGGGTAAAACCAACCGAGGAGACCAAACAGCGGGTTCAACAGAAAGATGTGAACATAGAATCCGAAGATTGGCCCTATCGTTCTGCAATTATTGAGGAGATCGCTAAAAACGATATGACCTTTGAACTGCAGGTGCAGCTCTGCAATGATCTGGACAAACTGCCGATCAATGATCTGACAGTTGAATGGGATCAAGAGCTTTCGCCCTTTCAAACGGTAGCCAAGATCAGCATTTTTCAACAGGAAGTTCCCGCAGATGGCAACTTTGAAATCATGGAAAATCTATCCTTTACCCCTTTCAGGACCATTGAGGAAAATAGCCCAATAGGCAATCTACAACGGACCAGACAACAGGCCTATGTCACTTCATCAACAAGTCGTCATGCCCTTAATCATAAGAAAAAAGTGGAACCTAAAAACCTAAAAGAGGCATTTGACCCAAGCTTTTATAATTTGTAG
- the arsC gene encoding arsenate reductase (glutaredoxin) (This arsenate reductase requires both glutathione and glutaredoxin to convert arsenate to arsenite, after which the efflux transporter formed by ArsA and ArsB can extrude the arsenite from the cell, providing resistance.): MIKIYHNNMCSKSRATLNLLQEGQEEIKIQEYLKQVPSKAELKEILAMLKMKPLDLIRKNEVIFKENYKDKNLSDEEWIDIMLANPVLIERPIVVKDGKAAIGRPIEKIIELLKI; this comes from the coding sequence ATGATCAAGATATACCATAACAACATGTGCAGTAAAAGTAGGGCTACTTTAAATCTTTTACAGGAGGGACAGGAGGAAATCAAAATTCAGGAATACCTTAAACAGGTTCCATCAAAAGCTGAATTAAAGGAAATCTTAGCTATGCTGAAAATGAAGCCGTTGGATTTGATCCGTAAGAATGAGGTTATATTCAAGGAGAACTATAAAGATAAAAACCTATCGGATGAGGAATGGATAGATATTATGCTTGCAAACCCAGTCCTGATAGAAAGACCGATTGTAGTCAAGGATGGAAAAGCTGCAATCGGTAGACCAATTGAAAAGATCATTGAGCTCTTGAAAATTTAA
- a CDS encoding PLDc N-terminal domain-containing protein, with the protein MNLLFINIGSIEIVFLLIGALPFFYTLFHIIHNKSLNVNQKYLWTFIILIGSLLGILIYWLWGRKNEAIGT; encoded by the coding sequence ATGAATTTACTGTTTATCAATATTGGCTCTATCGAGATTGTTTTTTTGTTAATAGGAGCATTACCGTTTTTTTATACCCTATTTCATATTATCCACAATAAATCCCTAAACGTCAATCAAAAATATCTGTGGACTTTCATTATATTAATTGGAAGTTTACTTGGTATCCTTATTTATTGGTTATGGGGAAGGAAAAATGAAGCTATTGGAACTTAA
- a CDS encoding CsbD family protein, with amino-acid sequence MDSLDLKGRWNILKGKVKQQYADLTDDDLLYVEGKEDELYGKLQKKTGKTREEVQTWLRDLDK; translated from the coding sequence ATGGATTCATTAGATTTAAAAGGAAGATGGAATATTTTAAAAGGAAAAGTAAAACAGCAATATGCAGATCTAACGGATGACGATTTATTGTATGTTGAAGGAAAAGAAGACGAACTATATGGTAAACTTCAGAAAAAAACGGGTAAAACTCGTGAAGAAGTTCAAACATGGTTAAGAGATTTGGATAAATAA
- a CDS encoding YDG/SRA domain-containing protein, with protein MLIHLFYKNPYHWLLPNELMMSNRNFGNINGVIEGDRFENRMELSIKKVHKPIQAGISGAAAEGADSIVVSGGYEDDEDLGNLIIYTGHGGRSEGSKAQVSDQTLTRGNKALAYSYENQLPVRVIRGASKHSEYAPDHGYRYDGLFYVTDYWQEKGKSGFVIWRFRLEKINNINPISLAKEHMENDLLRIDELPIIDQVSRKEYIISRIIRETKISQGVKRLYKNTCQICGIRLITAVSSYSEAAHIKGLGKPHNGPDSFENILCLCPNHHTMLDLGMITITEDFQIIGFERAKLNVHPEHKINLDFLNYHRKHHYKGDFN; from the coding sequence TTGTTAATTCATTTATTCTATAAAAATCCTTATCATTGGTTACTACCTAATGAATTAATGATGAGCAATCGAAACTTTGGAAATATTAATGGTGTAATTGAAGGAGATAGGTTTGAAAATAGAATGGAGCTGTCAATTAAGAAAGTCCATAAACCTATTCAAGCAGGTATTAGTGGTGCAGCAGCCGAAGGTGCAGATTCTATTGTTGTGTCTGGTGGATATGAAGATGATGAAGATCTTGGAAATCTAATAATTTATACTGGACATGGGGGGAGAAGTGAAGGCTCAAAAGCACAAGTCTCGGATCAAACTTTAACCCGAGGAAATAAAGCCCTTGCTTATTCTTACGAAAATCAATTGCCAGTCAGAGTAATTAGAGGAGCATCAAAACATTCCGAATATGCTCCAGATCATGGATATCGATATGACGGTTTATTTTATGTAACAGATTATTGGCAAGAGAAAGGAAAAAGTGGATTTGTTATTTGGAGATTTAGATTAGAAAAAATAAATAACATTAATCCAATTTCTTTAGCAAAGGAACATATGGAAAATGATTTATTAAGGATTGATGAATTGCCAATAATAGATCAGGTTTCTAGAAAAGAGTATATAATTAGCAGAATAATACGAGAAACAAAGATTTCACAAGGAGTTAAAAGGCTTTACAAAAATACTTGCCAAATTTGTGGAATTAGATTAATTACTGCAGTTTCTTCCTATTCTGAAGCAGCACATATTAAGGGTTTAGGGAAACCTCACAATGGACCAGATTCATTTGAAAATATTCTGTGCCTTTGCCCAAATCATCATACTATGCTTGATTTGGGAATGATTACAATTACTGAAGACTTTCAAATCATTGGTTTTGAAAGAGCAAAATTGAATGTACATCCGGAACATAAAATTAATTTGGATTTTCTAAATTACCATCGAAAACATCATTATAAAGGTGATTTTAATTGA
- a CDS encoding RNA polymerase sigma factor, whose product MSEKNAKTFSEVVKEYGGQLLRFVKARVKKTADAEDILQEVWYQFSRVTNIEDLGNAGAWLYSVTRNKITDSYRKKKDESLDELTEAADEDSFPIAHLLVADETDNPELKMFKDIFWDELMKALEELPEKQRKVYILNEIEEMTLQEIANLENENLKTIISRKSYAVKHLRLRLRGLYNELKS is encoded by the coding sequence ATGTCGGAAAAAAACGCCAAAACTTTTTCGGAGGTTGTCAAGGAATATGGCGGCCAGTTGCTGCGCTTTGTCAAGGCGCGGGTGAAAAAGACTGCCGATGCGGAAGATATCCTGCAGGAGGTTTGGTATCAATTCTCGAGGGTTACCAATATTGAAGATTTGGGCAATGCTGGGGCATGGTTATATTCCGTTACCCGAAATAAAATCACAGATAGTTATCGAAAAAAGAAGGATGAATCGCTGGACGAGCTTACCGAAGCTGCCGATGAGGACTCCTTCCCTATTGCACATCTCTTGGTTGCCGATGAAACGGACAATCCCGAACTCAAGATGTTCAAGGATATCTTCTGGGACGAGCTGATGAAGGCTCTGGAAGAACTGCCCGAAAAACAGCGCAAAGTGTATATCCTTAATGAAATCGAAGAGATGACCCTACAGGAAATTGCAAATCTTGAAAATGAAAACCTCAAGACCATCATCAGCCGAAAAAGCTATGCGGTTAAGCATCTTAGATTAAGGTTGCGGGGTCTCTATAATGAATTAAAATCTTAA
- a CDS encoding Hsp20/alpha crystallin family protein, whose translation MFRRETYNQDAEAQQNFCRSNFKRKFDRFQNHFFNEGNPFNRSQKANIPVNIAENEELYQVQVYAAGRKKEQFQVNITDQVLTITCKAAELEPGLKYIYQEQQLGEFERAFQLQDEILLGNVHASFEDGILTVILQKDPSKIKPAQEVQVS comes from the coding sequence ATGTTCAGAAGAGAAACATATAACCAAGACGCAGAAGCTCAGCAAAATTTTTGCCGAAGCAATTTTAAGAGAAAATTTGACCGTTTTCAAAATCACTTTTTCAATGAAGGAAATCCCTTCAACAGAAGTCAAAAAGCAAACATCCCAGTGAATATTGCAGAAAATGAAGAATTATACCAGGTTCAGGTATATGCGGCAGGCAGGAAGAAGGAACAATTTCAGGTAAATATAACCGACCAGGTCCTGACAATCACCTGTAAAGCTGCAGAATTAGAGCCAGGATTAAAATATATCTACCAAGAACAGCAATTAGGTGAGTTTGAAAGAGCTTTCCAATTGCAGGATGAGATTTTGTTAGGGAATGTACATGCCAGTTTTGAGGATGGTATCTTAACGGTAATCCTTCAGAAAGATCCTTCCAAAATAAAACCGGCACAGGAAGTTCAGGTCTCCTAG
- a CDS encoding 5'(3')-deoxyribonucleotidase produces MSTRKTIAIDMDGVLANNMAHYLAYHFQETGIRITEAEIQGKPEAECFEDPAAVYRYLEKPDFFRTLPLNPDAQEVVKRLNDNFDVYIVSAAMEFPWSLVEKFDWLQEHFPFITWHQVVFCGNKGIIKADYMIDDHIYNLRSFSGTGLIFNCYHNIHETGFERLNGWKDVERYFFGS; encoded by the coding sequence ATGTCAACACGTAAAACTATTGCCATCGATATGGATGGGGTCTTGGCCAATAACATGGCGCATTATTTAGCTTATCATTTCCAGGAAACAGGAATCCGGATCACTGAAGCCGAGATCCAAGGAAAACCAGAAGCCGAATGCTTTGAGGACCCTGCTGCAGTCTACCGATATTTGGAGAAACCTGATTTCTTTAGGACCCTTCCCCTGAATCCTGATGCCCAAGAAGTGGTCAAGCGTCTGAACGATAATTTTGATGTGTATATCGTTTCGGCAGCAATGGAATTCCCTTGGAGCTTGGTCGAAAAATTTGATTGGTTACAAGAGCATTTCCCATTTATTACTTGGCATCAAGTGGTATTTTGTGGCAATAAGGGCATCATCAAAGCAGACTATATGATCGATGACCATATCTATAATCTACGTTCTTTCTCGGGTACTGGCCTGATATTTAATTGCTATCACAATATCCATGAAACTGGTTTTGAAAGATTGAATGGATGGAAAGATGTGGAGCGATACTTCTTTGGATCATAA
- a CDS encoding tol-pal system YbgF family protein: MNCKYFGGIPNMFPSKSFLLFFLFCLFFQPINAQENRLIGRWVLDFVTDANKMISDIHSPLFSNETIYEISKDELKINDQPFKARYDDLKNIDMVHRSLFYSFDSDYLVIQERGDPDHIFYFLKDSIFIKTYPEFHAKYAERNDEKLLIEDTFNKVRFTSNMDFASSMAFYSSELKKKSRSEFFCEIEFVLDTNNVIRDVVFLNPVDLKLETDLRKALNKISGFFFNDFKENVLVVQRIHYSTFDKKDVGKEIKDAISSFQLGDDLYQEGKYEEALPHLEKAIQVPVNRKQFFYYNDCLRTLGICYLMLNRNEDACKVFNDWGDSSNFNVRNYLTFFCNNKVILEPPDKERLIENIN; the protein is encoded by the coding sequence ATGAACTGCAAATATTTTGGAGGCATTCCAAACATGTTCCCTAGCAAGTCCTTTCTGCTTTTCTTTCTGTTTTGCTTGTTTTTCCAACCGATCAATGCCCAAGAGAATCGACTGATCGGGCGTTGGGTCCTTGATTTTGTCACCGATGCCAATAAGATGATTTCCGATATACATTCGCCCTTGTTTTCCAATGAAACCATTTATGAAATATCAAAAGATGAATTAAAAATCAACGATCAACCATTTAAGGCCAGATATGATGATCTCAAAAATATTGATATGGTCCACCGATCCCTTTTTTATTCTTTTGACTCAGATTACCTTGTGATACAAGAGCGTGGCGACCCTGATCATATCTTTTATTTTTTGAAAGACTCCATATTCATAAAAACATATCCTGAATTTCATGCAAAATATGCAGAAAGAAACGATGAGAAATTATTGATTGAAGATACCTTTAACAAGGTGAGGTTTACCAGCAATATGGATTTTGCAAGCAGTATGGCATTTTATTCCTCGGAACTAAAAAAGAAGTCAAGATCCGAATTCTTTTGTGAAATTGAATTTGTACTGGATACGAATAATGTAATCAGGGATGTCGTATTTCTAAATCCAGTTGACTTAAAACTGGAAACCGATCTCAGGAAAGCACTGAATAAGATCAGTGGTTTTTTCTTTAACGATTTTAAAGAGAATGTTCTTGTCGTTCAAAGGATCCATTATTCGACTTTCGATAAAAAAGATGTCGGAAAGGAGATCAAAGATGCAATTTCATCGTTCCAACTAGGGGATGACTTATACCAAGAAGGAAAATATGAAGAGGCCTTACCTCATTTAGAAAAAGCGATACAGGTTCCGGTCAATCGAAAACAATTTTTTTACTATAATGATTGCCTTCGAACCTTGGGGATCTGTTATCTGATGCTAAACAGGAACGAGGATGCCTGTAAAGTTTTTAATGATTGGGGAGACAGCTCAAATTTTAATGTCCGTAATTATTTAACGTTCTTTTGTAATAATAAGGTAATTCTCGAACCTCCTGATAAAGAAAGATTGATCGAAAATATCAATTAG
- a CDS encoding phosphatase PAP2 family protein, with product MSCIVFSIPKQESFLFINSKHSLFFDYFFTVITQFGDGIIVIALALLCFFLWSKRLGVAIAATYIGSGLICSLLKRTFHTHRPGFNLHDDPSFHSLAWMPMSYHNAFPSGHTTSAFALATCIALYSKNRNLAIIAFLLACLTGYSRVYLGQHYLDDVWFGSLLGISFSCLYGLLVSYYGENGFSLSIPNNFKV from the coding sequence TTGAGTTGCATTGTATTTTCAATTCCGAAACAAGAGTCATTTTTATTTATCAATTCCAAGCATTCTTTATTTTTCGATTATTTTTTCACGGTCATCACACAGTTTGGCGATGGAATCATTGTGATTGCCTTAGCCTTACTTTGTTTCTTTTTATGGTCCAAAAGGCTGGGCGTAGCAATTGCAGCAACCTATATAGGCTCTGGATTGATCTGTTCACTCTTAAAAAGAACCTTCCATACCCATAGACCGGGTTTCAATCTTCATGATGACCCCTCCTTTCATTCCTTGGCCTGGATGCCCATGTCCTACCACAACGCATTTCCATCTGGCCATACTACCTCGGCATTTGCCTTGGCCACCTGTATTGCCCTATATTCTAAAAATAGAAATTTGGCCATTATTGCATTCCTGCTAGCTTGCTTGACGGGTTATTCACGGGTTTACCTAGGTCAGCACTACCTTGATGACGTATGGTTTGGTTCTTTATTGGGAATTAGCTTCTCCTGTTTATATGGTTTGTTGGTTTCCTATTATGGTGAAAATGGCTTCAGCCTTTCCATACCTAATAACTTTAAAGTATAA
- a CDS encoding GtrA family protein: MLKIALSAAKFAAVGLLGMAIDFFFTWLCKEKLKINKFIANAIGFSLAVVNNYILNRIWTFSSKNPQVLEQFLYFLGISSIGLALNSTFLYLFHQKLKLNFYFSKLLAIGIVFIWNFSANLLFTFNNGK, translated from the coding sequence ATGCTAAAGATAGCGCTGAGTGCTGCCAAATTTGCGGCGGTAGGTCTTTTGGGAATGGCCATCGATTTCTTTTTCACCTGGCTCTGCAAGGAAAAACTAAAGATAAATAAGTTCATCGCCAATGCCATTGGTTTTTCATTAGCCGTGGTCAATAATTATATCTTGAACAGGATATGGACCTTTTCCAGCAAAAACCCGCAGGTTTTAGAACAATTCCTTTATTTCCTAGGGATCAGCAGCATTGGATTGGCACTCAACAGTACATTTCTATATCTTTTTCACCAAAAGTTAAAGTTAAACTTCTATTTCAGTAAGCTCCTCGCTATTGGGATAGTTTTCATCTGGAATTTTTCTGCCAACCTACTCTTTACGTTCAACAATGGAAAATGA